The Pirellulales bacterium sequence CGGGAACAGTGATCTCAAGGTAATCGGAAACTTCCGTCCTGGGCAGTGCCGCCGTCGCAGTCGACCCGCCCCTGCCGGCTTGCGGACGGCGGACTTCGGCCACGGCCACGTCAGGTACGACTCGGTGCCGATACGCCGTGCCGGTGTCGCCGTCGACCACCCCGATTTCGGGCCGCATTTGCAAACGCGCGTAGTAGGGCGGCGGCAACGTGGTGTTGAGCACCGCGCTCATCTCGTAAGGTAGTTTAAACGAAGCCAATTCTACTTTACGGTTCGTATCCCAAGTTCGGCGACAACCAGCGCTCGACTTCGGCCACGGTCATCCCCTTTCGCCGGGCATAGTCTTCCACCTGGTCGCGCGTGATGCGGTCGACGGAAAAGTAACGCGCCGCGGGATGGGCGAAGTAAAGCCCGCTCACGCTCGCGGCAGGGTACATTGCGAAATTCTCGGTCAGCCGGATGCCGGTGGCCCGCTCGGCATCGAGCAGATCGAAGAGGATGCCCTTCTCCGTGTGATCGGGACAGGCCGGATAGCCGGGCGCCGGACGAATGCCGCGGTATTTTTCGTCGATCAAGTCGTCGTTCGTAAGCCGCTCTTCGCGGCCGTAACCCCACTCGCGCCGCGCCAGTTCGTGCAACCGCTCGGCGAACGCCTCGGCCAGCCGGTCGGCCAGCGCCTTCGCCATGATCGCCTGGTAGTCGTCGTGGTCGGCCTCGAAGCGATGCACCAATTCGTCGGTGCCGTGCCCGGTGGTGACGGCGAACGCGCCTAGATAATCGCGCCGGCCGCTGTCGGCGGGCGCCACAAAGTCGGCCAGCGCGTAAAACGCCGCCGTGCCCTTCCGCTCCCACTGCTGCCGCAACGTGTGAAATCGCACTCGCTCGGCCGCGCGGCTTTCATCATCATAGACCGCGACATCGTCGCCCACCGATGCAGCGGGCCAGAAGCCATACACGCCCCGCGCTTGCAGCAGCTTTTTGGCGACGATCTCGTCCAGCAACCGCGTCGCGTCGTCGAACAGCTTGCGGGCCTCGCCGCCCACTTCGGCGTCGTCGAAAATCTTCGGATATTTGCCGCGCAGCTCCCAAGCGGCGAAGAAGGGCGACCAGTCGATATATCGCACCAGCTCGTCGAGCGGAAATTCGTTGTGTACCCGCGTGCCGAGAAACGACGGCGCGTCGATGCGGACGTTCGTCCAATCGGTCTGGAAACGAGCGGCCACTGCCTGTGCGTATGGCACCAAGTGGACCGACTGCCGCTCGTGGTAGGCGGCCGCGAGCCGGTCTTGCTCCGCCCGGTTCTTGCGATCGAAATCGTCTTTCGACTTGGGATTGAGCAACTGCTCGACCACGCCGACCGACCGCGAGGCGTCGAGCACATGGACCGTCGCTCGGCTATAGGACGGGGCGATCTTCACCGCCGTGTGCTTGGCGCTCGTCGTGGCCCCGCCGATCAACAGCGGCGTGGTGAACTGTTGCCGCTCCATCTCTTTGGCCACGTGGACCATCTCGTCGAGGCTGGGAGTGATCAACCCGCTCAAGCCGATCAGGTCGACGCCTTCCTTCACGGCGGTCTCCAAAATCCGCTCGCAGGGCACCATCACGCCCAGGTCGATTATCCGATAGTTGTTGCAGGCCAGCACCACGCCCACGATGTTCTTGCCGATGTCGTGAACGTCGCCCTTGACCGTGGCCATCAGGATGGTGCCGCGCGGGGCGTCGCTTTGTCCGCTGGCCGCCTTCTCGGCTTCCATAAAAGGCAGCAGATACGCCACGGCCTTCTTCATCACACGGGCACTCTTCACCACCTGCGGCAGAAACATCTTGCCGGCCCCGAACAGATCGCCCACCACCTGCATGCCGGCCATCAGCGGCCCTTCGATGATCGACAGGCCGGTCGGATATTTTTGCCGGGCTTCCTCCACGTCGGCGTCGATGTAATCGACGATGCCGCGCACCAGGGCGTGCGAGAGCCGCTCATCCACCGGCGCGTTGCGCCAGGCCAGGTCGGCACCGGCCTGCTTGCCGCCTTGCCGCTTGACGGTCTCGGCAAACTCCACGAGCCGCTCGGTGGCGTCGGGCCGGCGGTCGAACAGCACGTCTTCGACCCGCTCACGCAACTCCGGCGGAATATCTTCATAGACGGCGAGCTGGCCGGCGTTGACGATGCCCATGTCGAGGCCGGCCCGAATGGCGTGGTATAAGAACGCCGAGTGCATGGCCTCGCGCACCACGTCGTTGCCGCGGAACGAAAACGAAATATTGCTTACCCCGCCCGACACCTTCACTCCCGGACAAACCTGCTTGATCTGCCGCGTGGCCTCGATGAAGTTGATGGCGTAACGGTTGTGCTCTTCGATGCCGGTGGCCACCGTGAGGATGTTGGGGTCGAAAATGATGTCGGTCGCGGGCATGCCAACCTTTTCGGTCAGCAGCTTGAATGCCCGGCGGCAGATGCGGACCTTGTCTTCGACTGTGGTGGCCTGGCCCTGTTCGTCGAAGGCCATCACCACCACGGCCGCGCCGTAACGGCGGACGAGCCGAGCATAATGCAGGAACTGCTCCTCGCCTTCCTTGAGGCTGATGGAGTTGACGATCGACTTGCCTTGCACGCACTTCAGGCCCGCCTCGATCACCGACCACTTCGAGCTGTCGATCATGATCGGCACGCGGCTGACGTCGCTCTCGGCGGCGATCAGGTTCAGGAACCGCGTCATGGCGGCTTCACCGTCGAGCATCGCCTCGTCCATGTTGACGTCGACGATGTTGGCGCCGCCTTCCACCTGGCCGCGGGCCACGGCTACGGCTTCTTCGAACTGCCCGTTCAGCACGAGCTTGGCGAACTTCTTCGAGCCGGTGACGTTGGTCCGCTCGCCGATCATGATGAAGTTGCTTTCGGGGCGGATGGTGAGCGTCTCCAGGCCGCTCAGGCGCGTAAGCGGTTCGGGCCTGGCACGCACGCGGGGAGCCTGGCCTTCGACCGCCTGGGCGATGGCGCGAATGTGCCGCGGAGTCGTGCCGCAACATCCGCCGACGATATTCAGCCAACCTTGCCGGGCGAATTCGCCGAGCGTGGCCGCCATCATTTCGGGCGTTTCATCGAAGCCGCCAAAGGCGTTCGGCAGGCCGGCGTTGGGATAGCAGCTCACGTACACCGATGCGATCTGCGACAGCTCTTCGACATACGGCCGAATGTGCTCGGGCCCCAGCGCGCAGTTCATGCCGACGCTCAGCAGGTTGGCGTGCGAGATCGACGTCCAGCACGCCTCCACCGTCTGTGCCGAGAGCGTCCGCCCGCCTTGGAAAATGGTGAACGACGCCATCACCGGCAACCGCACCTGGCGATCGTCGAAATACTTCTCGATGGCGAACAGGCAGGCCTTGAGCACCAGCGTGTCGAAGGCCGTTTCGGGCAACAGCAGATCGACTCCACCGTCGACCAGCGCCTCGACCTGCTCGTAATAGGTGGCCACCATCTCGTCGAACGTGACCGCCCGGTAACCGGGATCGTGGACGTTGCCGGCAATCGAAAGCTGCCGGTTGGTGGGGCCGATGGAACCGGCCACGAAGCGCGGTTTTTCCGGCGTTCGGGCAGAGAAATCGTCGGCCGCCCGGCGGGCCAATGCCGCCGCCGCCAGATTCAGTTCGCGCACCTGGGATTCGAGTTCGAAATCGGACATTGCCACCGAGGTGGCGCCGAAGGTATTCGTCTCGATGATGTCGGCGCCGGCCTCGAGATACTGACGATGAATGTTCTCGATCGCCTCCGGCTGCGTGATCGAGAGGATATCGATGAAGTTTTTGAGGTCCTTGGTGTGTCCGGCGAACTGCGGGCCGCGGAAGTCGCTTTCGTTGAATTTGAGCGCATGGACCATCGTGCCCATCGCTCCGTCGAGGATGAGAATGCGCTCGGCCAGCAGGCATTCGAGCACTTCGCGGTCCTGTTTTTGTTCTGCGGCGGCCATCGACGTTAGGGCTTGCGTAACAAGTGTTTATATTCGACCTTCAGGCCTCAAATATGGCACAGCCGGCCGTGTGGCTCAAGGCGAGGTCTGCGGCGGCTCCAGGGTTACGGGCAGCGTCGGGCGCTGTATATTGGAGGGCGGTTAGGTCACTGCCCCGCTTTTATTCTCACCGCCCCATGCAGCCCACGAAGCAACTCATCGACGAATTGTATCTCGACAAAATACGGGCGGCCCGCGAAATGTCGCCGGAACAGAAGCTTTTGGCCGGCCCGCGGCTGTTCGAACGTTCGTGCCGCATCATGCTTGACGGCTTGCGCCATGAAAACCCGGGCGCGAACGAAGAGCGCTTAAAGGAACTGCTCCGAGAGCGATTGACGCTAGTGCGGCGAGTGCGAGGCAGAGATGCAAGGTGATGAAGCCGTCGTCGCCGTCGTCGATGCACTTGATGCGCTCGGCGTCGAATACATGCTCGTTGGATCGTTATCCAGCAACTTCTATGGGATTCCGCGATTGACCGAGGACGCCGATATCGTCGTCGAGCTAGGCAAAGTCTCGCTTCATGACCTTATGCAGCGGCTGGGACCGGAATTCCGTCTGGAGCCGCAAGCGTCGTTCGACACGATTACGATGACGACACGCCACATCTTGAGGGTACCCTCGAGCGGATTCACCATTGAGCTGTTCCAGCTTAGCGACAACGACCACGATCAAGAGCGATTTCGGCGACGCGGCCCAGTTTCGCTGTTCGGACGCACGATTGCCATTCCGACCGCCGAAGATGTCATCGTCACCAAGCTGTACTGGGCATTGACGAGACGGCACCCCAAGGACCGGGAGGACGTCCGCGACGTCATTGCCGTTCAGAACGAGAAACTGGACTGGGACTACATCCATTCCTGGGCCGATCGGCACGGCACGCGGGCCTTGCTCGACGAGATTCGTCGCGAAATCCCGCCGGGTGTTTAGCTGTGGGCCACCGTTGCCGCGTCGCGTGTGGGAACGCGTTTGCGCCTCGCGCGGGCCAAGACTCTGTAGGGAACGGACTCCGTGCCGTTCCGCCGATTGCCGATTGATGATCGTTCGGTGCGCGCGGAACGGCACGGAGTCCGTTCCCTACAGAGACCGTTCGCGAGCCCTCGTGCAAACCGGTTCCCACACCCTACCGCGTTTTCGTCTTCGCCTTCGCCCTGGCGGTTGCGGGCGCGGAACTGTCGGCCAGCCAGCGGAGCACGAAACGGGCCTGAATTTCCAGTCCGCCCGACCAATAGTCGTCGAGCAATCCGGCCAACACGACGTCGGTCGGGGCATCGGGCAAGGTACGCTGCCGCTCGACGAAATCGCCCAAGAACGAGGCCAAGGGCTTGGGCAGCACGCTGATTGCCGCCTGCGTCTGGGCCGGATCGAGCCGGGCCAACTGGCCCAGACCCTTGAGTGCGGCATCGACGGCCGGCGCGCGGCTTTCGAGCACCAAGGAGTAATCGCGGCGGAAGTCGGCGATGCTCAATTTCTCCAGCCCGGCCGCGGCAAAGCGATTGACCAGCGCCGGCTCGATCATGCCGGCCAAGAGGGCCGCTGCCAGGTGCCCCAAGGGACCGGTCGAGGCCGAGTCGAGCCGCATCAACTCGCGCTGCGCGCCGCGGTCGTCGCTGGCGTAATAGAGCACGGCCGCCCGTGCCAGGCGACAGGGCCAGCTCTCGGCGGGAAAGATTTCGCGGCAGGTGTGCAGCGTTTCGGCCGCCAGCCAGAGCGAGTTGTCGCTGCGCGGGGGATGGCCCGGCCGGAGCGGCTCGGCCGGAATAAAGTAGTGATCGGCCTCGCTCGCCGGAGCGGCTTGCCCATCCAGGTCGGGCAAGAAGTACGCCGCCAGCAACCCCTGCCAGACATGGAAACCTTGCTTGTCGCCGGCCAGCGCCACACCTTCCCAGGCCCGCCAGAGATGGGCCAGCTCGCAGATGCCGAAGGCCGTCATGGCCGTCACCGGCCGGCGCGGGTCGTGGTCGTTGCGATCGCCGCTCGTGATGCGCCGCATGTCGGCGATCGAGTTTTCCAGCCGTCGCGGGGCGGCCGAGAGCGTCGCCTCTTGTTCGTGCTTGGCGTCGAACACGGCGGCCTTCAACAACCGGCCGGTGGCCGCGTCGGCTTCGAGCAATGCGTTTTTCGTTTTGATCCGCAGCACCCCCTGCTCGACCTTGCAAGCGGCGTCGGGCACGTGGGCCAAGGCGATGAACGCGGCCGGGGCCAAATCGGCATCGACGAGTACGGGCTGGGCGGGCTTCGATGCGTCGGCCCGTTTCACCTCCGGGTCGAGCGAAAGGGCCAGCTTGCGCGGCTGCCGCGGATCGGGGTGCAGCTTCAGGCGGAGCGACAATTGTTTCTCGCCCGGTGCGGTGGCGAACAGCCGGTCTCGCATCGGCGAAAAGATGGCAATTTGCTCGGCGGTGATTTCCAGTCCGGCCAGACAGCGCAGCGTTTCAACTTTGGGCGGTGCCGTCCCGGCCAGGCTCCGCAACTTGAACAACACGCCTCGCGTGAGCGCCCGACTGGGATCGCTCACGTCGGCACGCACGAAGACGCCGCGGGCCGACACCACCGTTTGCACCGTCCGCACGCCCAGCGAAGCGTCGCGGAGCGTCAAAACCAAATCTTCCTTCCCGGTGTGGAACTGTTCGGTCAGCCAGCCGCGCAGCCGCAGCAACGCCTGCTCTTCGGCCGAGAACGGTTCGTCCAGCAGGGGACCATCGGCGGCCTCGATCAGCTTGAGGGTCAACTTCGGCGGCTGGCCCGCTTGTTTGGGCATTTCGGGAATCGCGGCGGAGAACGCGAAGCGGCCAGATTCATAGAGCCGCGTCTGGAGGTTCGACAGCCGATTGCGGTCGAACGGCTGACCGGGCGCGACGTTCAAGAAGCGGCCGATCGCCTCGGCCGCATGCCTTTGAGCGCCGACCACTTCGACCGCGCCGAACACGCCCGGCGGCCCTTCGTCTTCGACTTCGACGACCAGTTCGGCGAACCCGCGCCCTTCGAGCGGCACCACGTGGACATCCAGCTTGGGAAAAAAATAGCCATGCTGGGCAAAAGCCAGGTAGACCTGACGCTTGAGCTGCTCGCGGGACCAATGGTTGAACCGCGCCGGCTGGCCGGCGATCCAGATCGGCTTCTCGCCGAAATCGTCGATCGCGACCAGGTCTTCGGTGGCCTTCCAGGCAATCCGGGCGTCGTCGCGATCGACCGGGTGCGCGGCGGCCAGCCATTCGGCGAGGTCGGCCGGGGCGATGTGCGTCGCGCCCACCATTCGCACCGGGCCGGCTCGATAGCGCGGACCCTCCTGCGCCACCACGACGATGCGCCGCGACTGCAAATTGGGCCGGACTTCGACGACGGCGTTGGCAAAGCCTGCCCGGCGGTAGCCGGCTTCCAGGCGGCGGCCAATGGTCTTCAACAGCGGATCGAGCGCGGCCGCCGGTTCGGCCGCCAACAGGTATTCCAGGTCGCTGGCCAGGGCCTCTTTCAATTGGTCGGGCGTGGTGAACCGTGCCCCGGCGATATCGAGCCGGTCGACGGATCCCAGGTCGCCGACGGTGGGCGGCGCCGCGCCGGCGGCAGCGGCGCAAGAGTACGATAAAACAAAGTACAGCAAGGAGTTAAAATCACGGCGCATGCGTATCCCTCACCAGCGGTTGGGCCGTAAAGATAATCGCCGGCTCGGAAAACACCAATGGCGGTTCGCGTCGGGACGGCTCGATTACCAAACTCCGGTGATCGACAATGGCCTATGGCCCCGTTTGCCAATCTTCCAACAGCAATCCTGGAACCCGCGAGAACTCTGCCGTGTTATGTGTCACGAGGCGAAGCCCCGCCGCCTTTGCCTGGCCGGCCAGCAGAACATCGTAGGGGCCGATCATCTGGCCCTGCGATTCGAGCTGCGCTCGAATACGGGCCGCCTCCTTTGCCGCCTGAGCGTCAAAGGTCAACTCGTTGACCGCGGCCAGCAGCCGACTTACTTTGGACTGCTCGCGAGTTGGATCGGCGCACTTTTCAACTCCCGTGTAAAGCTCGTAGACCGTGATCGTCGAAACCGCGCATGCCGCCGGGGCCACGGATGACATTTGCGCGACCACCGACGGATGGTTTTTCATGGCGGCAATGCACGTGTTTGTATCGAGCAGGTATTGCAATGTCGGGCAAGCAGGACGTCGGAGAAACGATCAGCCGAGCGCGGGAACGGGCGGCATCTCGCCCTGAGGGGGCCGAGCAAATGCCGGATCGTCGATGCGTATCTGCTGAAAAAAACCTTCGGGCCAATTCATCGCCTTAATTGGCTCAAGGATGATTGCCTCACCGTCCTTGCGAATGGAGAGGGCTTCGCCGGAAACGCGGAACTCCGGTGGCAGTTTGATCGCCTGTTCCCCCTCGAAGCTGACTACCTGTGCGGTTTTCACGTTGGGCTCCCAGAAAACGCCGACATCTACCAGAATGGCCGCGGGAACTCGCGGAGTCAATGGCGGGGTGTCCGCGTTATTTCACCGGCGGCACTCCCTATGCCCAGCCTGACGATTCATTCGCAAACCTTCTTCCAATTGCTCGACGAACCGCTGACGCAACTCGATGGGCTTGATGACCTCGGCAAAGCCCGTCCACGGCAACAGCCACCACAGGATTTCGTCGAGGCCGTCGACGCGGAACTGGAGCGTAACGGAGCCATCGCGGTGCCGCTTGACTTTCTGCGTGTGGTGCCAACGGGTCTCCGTTACCTGCACCGCCGCCTCTTTTGCGAAACGAATCTCGACAT is a genomic window containing:
- the metH gene encoding methionine synthase, coding for MAAAEQKQDREVLECLLAERILILDGAMGTMVHALKFNESDFRGPQFAGHTKDLKNFIDILSITQPEAIENIHRQYLEAGADIIETNTFGATSVAMSDFELESQVRELNLAAAALARRAADDFSARTPEKPRFVAGSIGPTNRQLSIAGNVHDPGYRAVTFDEMVATYYEQVEALVDGGVDLLLPETAFDTLVLKACLFAIEKYFDDRQVRLPVMASFTIFQGGRTLSAQTVEACWTSISHANLLSVGMNCALGPEHIRPYVEELSQIASVYVSCYPNAGLPNAFGGFDETPEMMAATLGEFARQGWLNIVGGCCGTTPRHIRAIAQAVEGQAPRVRARPEPLTRLSGLETLTIRPESNFIMIGERTNVTGSKKFAKLVLNGQFEEAVAVARGQVEGGANIVDVNMDEAMLDGEAAMTRFLNLIAAESDVSRVPIMIDSSKWSVIEAGLKCVQGKSIVNSISLKEGEEQFLHYARLVRRYGAAVVVMAFDEQGQATTVEDKVRICRRAFKLLTEKVGMPATDIIFDPNILTVATGIEEHNRYAINFIEATRQIKQVCPGVKVSGGVSNISFSFRGNDVVREAMHSAFLYHAIRAGLDMGIVNAGQLAVYEDIPPELRERVEDVLFDRRPDATERLVEFAETVKRQGGKQAGADLAWRNAPVDERLSHALVRGIVDYIDADVEEARQKYPTGLSIIEGPLMAGMQVVGDLFGAGKMFLPQVVKSARVMKKAVAYLLPFMEAEKAASGQSDAPRGTILMATVKGDVHDIGKNIVGVVLACNNYRIIDLGVMVPCERILETAVKEGVDLIGLSGLITPSLDEMVHVAKEMERQQFTTPLLIGGATTSAKHTAVKIAPSYSRATVHVLDASRSVGVVEQLLNPKSKDDFDRKNRAEQDRLAAAYHERQSVHLVPYAQAVAARFQTDWTNVRIDAPSFLGTRVHNEFPLDELVRYIDWSPFFAAWELRGKYPKIFDDAEVGGEARKLFDDATRLLDEIVAKKLLQARGVYGFWPAASVGDDVAVYDDESRAAERVRFHTLRQQWERKGTAAFYALADFVAPADSGRRDYLGAFAVTTGHGTDELVHRFEADHDDYQAIMAKALADRLAEAFAERLHELARREWGYGREERLTNDDLIDEKYRGIRPAPGYPACPDHTEKGILFDLLDAERATGIRLTENFAMYPAASVSGLYFAHPAARYFSVDRITRDQVEDYARRKGMTVAEVERWLSPNLGYEP
- a CDS encoding type II toxin-antitoxin system VapC family toxin produces the protein MQYLLDTNTCIAAMKNHPSVVAQMSSVAPAACAVSTITVYELYTGVEKCADPTREQSKVSRLLAAVNELTFDAQAAKEAARIRAQLESQGQMIGPYDVLLAGQAKAAGLRLVTHNTAEFSRVPGLLLEDWQTGP